A single region of the Salvia splendens isolate huo1 chromosome 18, SspV2, whole genome shotgun sequence genome encodes:
- the LOC121777458 gene encoding ALA-interacting subunit 3-like gives MNSGTPSSSAAGAGSADSIAPRRNSKRPKYSRFTQQELPACKPILTPKWVIGTFLLVSVIFIPIGVVSLFASRDVVEIVDRYETECIPETLRNDKVGFIQSDRSKTCQRTLRVPKNMKQPIYVYYQLDNFYQNHRRYVKSRSDQQLRNNGSLQDTGPCKPEDNTAGGPIVPCGLIAWSLFNDTYGFTRNNQQLDVNKKGISWKSDREHKFGKNVFPRNFQSGTLKGGATLNPNVSLSEQEDLIVWMRTAALPTFRKLYGKIEVDLQRDDLINVTLENNYNTYSFSGKKKLVLSTTSWLGGKNDFVGIAYLTVGGLCFFLALVFLLIYLIKPRQLGDPSYLSWNRNPSGH, from the exons ATGAACTCGGGAACTCCATCATCCAGCGCCGCAGGAGCTGGATCGGCCGATTCGATTGCGCCTAGAAGGAATTCCAAGCGCCCCAAGT ATTCAAGGTTTACTCAACAGGAGCTTCCTGCTTGCAAGCCGATACTCACTCCTAAATGG GTGATCGGAACATTCTTGCTTGTTAGTGTTATCTTTATTCCCATTGGTGTCGTCTCCCTCTTTGCCTCTAGAGAT GTTGTAGAAATTGTTGATCGGTATGAGACGGAATGTATTCCTGAAACTTTGAGAAATGACAAGGTTGGATTTATTCAGAGTGATCGAAGCAAAACCTGCCAAAGAACTCTCAGG GTTCCAAAGAATATGAAGCAGCCGATTTATGTATATTACCAGCTTGACAATTTCTATCAAAACCATCGGAG ATATGTGAAGAGCCGAAGTGATCAGCAGCTAAGGAATAATGGAAGTCTGCAGGATACAGGTCCCTGTAAGCCTGAGGACAATACAGCTGGTGGGCCTATTGTTCCTTGTGGTCTTATAGCATGGAGTCTGTTTAACGATACTTATGGTTTTACTCGCAATAACCAACAACTTGATGTGAACAAGAAAGGGATCTCGTGGAAGAGTGATAGGGAACACAAATTTGGTAAAAATGTATTCCCAAGAAATTTTCAAAGTGGAACCCTGAAAGGTGGAGCCACTCTTAATCCAAACGTGTCA TTGAGTGAGCAGGAGGACCTCATTGTTTGGATGCGAACTGCTGCACTTCCCACTTTCAGGAAATTGTATGGGAAGATAGAAGTTGATCTTCAACGTGATGACCTCATAAACGTGACATTGGAGAACAATTACAATACTTACAGTTTCAGCGGCAAGAAGAAACTAGTTCTTTCTACCACAAGCTGGCTAGGAGGGAAGAATGATTTTGTGGGTATTGCATATCTCACTGTTGGCGGACTATGCTTCTTCCTGGCCTTGGTTTTCCTACTTATTTATCTAATTAAACCAAG GCAACTTGGAGATCCTTCATATTTGTCATGGAACCGGAACCCAAGCGGTCACTAG
- the LOC121775965 gene encoding N-carbamoylputrescine amidase-like, which yields MAKSWTVTVSALQFACTGDVLTNVETAERLVRAAHKKGANIILIQELFEGYYFCQAQKEDFFHRAKPCKEHPTILRMQKLAKELAVVIPVSFFEEANNAHYNSVVVIDADGTDLGLYRKSHIPDGPRYQEKFYFNPGDTGFKIFQTKFAKIGVGICWDQWFPEAARAIVLLGAEILFYPTAIGSEPQDDGLDSRNHWKRVMQGHAGANLVPLVASNRIGKEIIDTEHGKSEITFYGNSFIAGPTGELIANADDKYEAILVAEFDLDKIKSKRHSWGIFRDRRPDLYKVLLTLDGSNISL from the exons ATGGCAAAAAGCTGGACAGTTACCGTCTCCGCGCTGCAATTCGCTTGCACCGGTGATGTTCTCACAAACGTCGAAACAGCAGAAAG GTTGGTTAGAGCAGCTCATAAAAAGGGGGCAAATATTATTCTGATACAG GAGTTATTTGAAGGTTATTACTTTTGTCAAGCACAAAAGGAAGACTTCTTCCATCGAGCTAAACCTTGTAAAGAGCACCCGACTATACTGAG GATGCAGAAACTGGCAAAAGAATTGGCAGTAGTAATACCAGTTAGCTTTTTCGAGGAGGCAAACAATGCACACTATAATTCAGTAGTTGTGATTGATGCTGATGGGACAGATCTTGGACTATACAGGAAATCCCACATTCCAGATGGGCCAC GTTACCAGGAGAAGTTTTATTTCAACCCAGGCGACACTGGTTTTAAG ATCTTCCAAACTAAATTTGCCAAGATTGGAGTTG GTATTTGCTGGGATCAGTGGTTTCCAGAGGCAGCTCGAGCCATCGTTCTTCTAGGTGCAGAAATATTGTTCTATCCTACTGCCATTGGTTCTGAACCTCAAGATGATGGCCTAGATTCTCGAAATCACTGGAAACGGGTGATGCAGGGCCATGCTGGAGCTAATTTG GTACCTTTAGTTGCATCAAACCGCATCGGTAAGGAAATCATAGATACTGAACATGGCAAGAGTGAGATCACATTCTACGGGAATTCGTTTATAGCAG GCCCCACTGGAGAATTGATTGCTAATGCTGATGATAAATATGAAGCAATTCTTGTTGCAGAATTTGATCTGGACAAGATCAAATCCAAGAGACATAGTTGGGGGATATTTCGCGATCGACGCCCAGATTTATACAAGGTTCTTCTGACCTTGGATGGCAGTAACATTTCCCTCTGA
- the LOC121777194 gene encoding ent-kaur-16-ene synthase, chloroplastic-like isoform X2, producing the protein MSLPLSTCFLLPPNESHFRRFRSSPASASLKAGLQTTPPKTASLPECFEETRGRIAKLFHSNELSVSTYDTAWVAMVPSPASWEEPCFPDCLNWLLENQCPDGSWARPHHHSLLKKDVLSSTLACVLALKKWGVGEEQINRGLHFMELNFASATDECQITPIGFDIVFPAMLDYARGSSLNLRLEPTAFSNLMHKRDLELKRGNQNYSSEREAYWAYIAEGMGELQNWESVMKYQRKNGSLFNCPSTTAAAFISLRNSDCLNYLNLALKKFGNAVPAVYPLDIYSQLCIVDNLERLGISQYFFTEIQKVLDETYSCWMQGDEEIFMDASTCALAFRTLRLNGYDVTSDPVTKILQECFSSSIRGNMTDINTTLELYRASELILYPDERDLETQNKRLKLFLEQELASGLVQSCELGRRIDAEAIEYPFYAIMDRVAKKKNIELYNLDNTRILKTSFCSPNFGNKDFPFLSVEDFNRCQAAHREELRELERWVVENRLDELKFARSKSAYCYFSAAATFSAPELSDARMLWAKNGVLTTVVDDFFDLGGSVEELKNLIQLVKLWDGDVSTECSSNNVQIIFSALKHTICEIGDKAFKLQGRSVTSHIISIWLDLLNSMMRETEWARDNYVPTIDEYMSNAHVSFALGPIVLPALYLVGPKLSEEMVNHSEYHNLFRLMSTCGRLLNDIRGYERELKDGKLNALSLYINNHGGEVSKEAAISVIASWIETERRELLRLVLEGKKSVLPKACKELFWHMCSVVHQFYSKDDGFTKQDLFKVVNAIIHQPILLKDQKM; encoded by the exons ATGTCGCTTCCTCTCTCCACTTGCTTCTTACTTCCCCCCAATGAATCCCATTTTCGAAGATTCCGCTCCTCTCCTGCTTCAG CTTCTTTGAAAGCTGGGCTTCAAACTACTCCACCAAAAACCGCATCATTGCCAGAG TGCTTTGAGGAGACTAGAGGAAGGATAGCAAAGCTGTTTCATAGCAATGAACTTTCTGTTTCGACGTATGATACAGCGTGGGTTGCTATGGTCCCTTCTCCGGCTTCGTGGGAGGAGCCTTGCTTCCCGGATTGTCTAAACTGGTTGCTGGAGAACCAGTGCCCTGATGGTTCGTGGGCTCGTCCCCACCATCACTCTTTGCTAAAGAAAGATGTTCTTTCTTCTACCTTGGCTTGCGTTCTCGCACTTAAAAAATGGGGAGTTGGTGAAGAACAAATCAACAGGG GTTTGCATTTTATGGAGTTGAATTTTGCTTCAGCGACCGACGAGTGTCAGATTACTCCCATTGGATTTGATATTGTGTTCCCTGCCATGCTTGATTATGCCAGAGGTTCCTCTTTGAACCTGCGGCTAGAGCCAACTGCATTTAGTAATTTGATGCATAAGAGGGATTTGGAGCTTAAAAG GGGCAACCAAAATTACTCATCAGAGAGGGAAGCATACTGGGCGTACATAGCTGAGGGAATGGGAGAGTTACAGAACTGGGAATCAGTTATGAAATATCAAAGGAAAAATGGATCACTTTTCAACTGTCCTTCCACGACAGCAGCTGCTTTTATTTCCTTGCGCAATTCTGACTGCCTCAACTACTTAAATTTAGCCTTAAAGAAGTTTGGAAATGCAG TTCCTGCAGTTTATCCTCTAGATATATACTCTCAGTTGTGCATAGTTGACAATCTTGAAAGGTTGGGGATCAGCCAGTATTTTTTTACGGAGATTCAAAAAGTGTTAGATGAAACATACAG TTGTTGGATGCAGGGCGATgaagagatattcatggatgccTCAACTTGTGCCTTAGCATTCCGGACATTGCGATTGAATGGCTATGATGTGACTTCAG ATCCAGTTACAAAAATTCTACAAGAGTGCTTTTCAAGTTCCATTCGTGGAAATATGACAGACATTAACACAACTCTTGAATTATATAGGGCTTCTGAACTCATACTCTATCCAGATGAGAGAGATCTTGAGACACAAAACAAAAGGCTTAAACTTTTCCTTGAGCAAGAATTAGCCAGTGGTTTGGTGCAATCATGTGAACTTGGAAGAAGAATTGATGCTGAG GCTATCGAGTATCCCTTTTATGCAATCATGGACAGGGTGGCAAAGAAGAAAAACATAGAGCTCTACAACCTTGATAATACAAGAATTTTGAAAACTTCGTTTTG TTCGCCTAATTTTGGCAACAAGGATTTCCCTTTTCTGTCCGTAGAAGACTTCAATCGATGCCAAGCTGCACATCGTGAAGAACTCAGAGAACTTGAAAG ATGGGTTGTTGAGAATAGATTGGACGAGCTGAAGTTTGCAAGGAGCAAGTCTGCCTACTGTTATTTTTCTGCAGCAGCAACCTTTTCTGCTCCAGAACTATCAGATGCACGCATGTTGTGGGCCAAAAATGGTGTTCTGACGACTGTGGTAGACGACTTTTTCGATCTTGGAGGTTCAGTGGAAGAATTGAAGAACTTAATTCAGTTGGTTAAATT ATGGGACGGGGATGTTAGCACTGAGTGCTCTTCCAACAATGTTCAGATAATATTTTCAGCACTTAAGCACACAATCTGTGAGATTGGAGACAAAGCATTCAAGCTACAAGGGCGTAGTGTTACCAGCCATATAATTAGCATT TGGCTAGATTTGCTAAATTCTATGATGAGAGAAACTGAATGGGCCAGAGACAACTACGTCCCAACAATTGATGAATATATGAGCAACGCACATGTATCATTCGCTTTGGGCCCAATTGTCCTACCAGCTCTTTATCTTGTGGGGCCAAAGCTCTCAGAAGAGATGGTTAACCATTCCGAGTACCATAACCTGTTCAGACTGATGAGCACGTGCGGACGCCTCCTGAATGACATCCGTGGTTATGAG AGGGAGCTAAAAGATGGTAAACTAAACGCCTTATCTCTGTACATTAATAATCATGGCGGTGAAGTAAGTAAAGAAGCTGCCATTTCTGTGATTGCAAGCTGGATTGAGACTGAAAGGAGAGAATTACTGAGATTGGTTTTGGAGGGGAAGAAGAGTGTTCTACCAAAGGCGTGCAAGGAATTGTTTTGGCATATGTGCTCTGTAGTGCATCAGTTCTACAGTAAAGACGATGGATTCACCAAGCAAGATTTGTTTAAGGTTGTAAATGCAATAATTCATCAACCTATTCTTCTCAAGGACCAAAAGATGTGA
- the LOC121777194 gene encoding ent-kaur-16-ene synthase, chloroplastic-like isoform X1, translating to MSLPLSTCFLLPPNESHFRRFRSSPASASLKAGLQTTPPKTASLPECFEETRGRIAKLFHSNELSVSTYDTAWVAMVPSPASWEEPCFPDCLNWLLENQCPDGSWARPHHHSLLKKDVLSSTLACVLALKKWGVGEEQINRGLHFMELNFASATDECQITPIGFDIVFPAMLDYARGSSLNLRLEPTAFSNLMHKRDLELKRGNQNYSSEREAYWAYIAEGMGELQNWESVMKYQRKNGSLFNCPSTTAAAFISLRNSDCLNYLNLALKKFGNAVPAVYPLDIYSQLCIVDNLERLGISQYFFTEIQKVLDETYSCWMQGDEEIFMDASTCALAFRTLRLNGYDVTSDPVTKILQECFSSSIRGNMTDINTTLELYRASELILYPDERDLETQNKRLKLFLEQELASGLVQSCELGRRIDAEVNQAIEYPFYAIMDRVAKKKNIELYNLDNTRILKTSFCSPNFGNKDFPFLSVEDFNRCQAAHREELRELERWVVENRLDELKFARSKSAYCYFSAAATFSAPELSDARMLWAKNGVLTTVVDDFFDLGGSVEELKNLIQLVKLWDGDVSTECSSNNVQIIFSALKHTICEIGDKAFKLQGRSVTSHIISIWLDLLNSMMRETEWARDNYVPTIDEYMSNAHVSFALGPIVLPALYLVGPKLSEEMVNHSEYHNLFRLMSTCGRLLNDIRGYERELKDGKLNALSLYINNHGGEVSKEAAISVIASWIETERRELLRLVLEGKKSVLPKACKELFWHMCSVVHQFYSKDDGFTKQDLFKVVNAIIHQPILLKDQKM from the exons ATGTCGCTTCCTCTCTCCACTTGCTTCTTACTTCCCCCCAATGAATCCCATTTTCGAAGATTCCGCTCCTCTCCTGCTTCAG CTTCTTTGAAAGCTGGGCTTCAAACTACTCCACCAAAAACCGCATCATTGCCAGAG TGCTTTGAGGAGACTAGAGGAAGGATAGCAAAGCTGTTTCATAGCAATGAACTTTCTGTTTCGACGTATGATACAGCGTGGGTTGCTATGGTCCCTTCTCCGGCTTCGTGGGAGGAGCCTTGCTTCCCGGATTGTCTAAACTGGTTGCTGGAGAACCAGTGCCCTGATGGTTCGTGGGCTCGTCCCCACCATCACTCTTTGCTAAAGAAAGATGTTCTTTCTTCTACCTTGGCTTGCGTTCTCGCACTTAAAAAATGGGGAGTTGGTGAAGAACAAATCAACAGGG GTTTGCATTTTATGGAGTTGAATTTTGCTTCAGCGACCGACGAGTGTCAGATTACTCCCATTGGATTTGATATTGTGTTCCCTGCCATGCTTGATTATGCCAGAGGTTCCTCTTTGAACCTGCGGCTAGAGCCAACTGCATTTAGTAATTTGATGCATAAGAGGGATTTGGAGCTTAAAAG GGGCAACCAAAATTACTCATCAGAGAGGGAAGCATACTGGGCGTACATAGCTGAGGGAATGGGAGAGTTACAGAACTGGGAATCAGTTATGAAATATCAAAGGAAAAATGGATCACTTTTCAACTGTCCTTCCACGACAGCAGCTGCTTTTATTTCCTTGCGCAATTCTGACTGCCTCAACTACTTAAATTTAGCCTTAAAGAAGTTTGGAAATGCAG TTCCTGCAGTTTATCCTCTAGATATATACTCTCAGTTGTGCATAGTTGACAATCTTGAAAGGTTGGGGATCAGCCAGTATTTTTTTACGGAGATTCAAAAAGTGTTAGATGAAACATACAG TTGTTGGATGCAGGGCGATgaagagatattcatggatgccTCAACTTGTGCCTTAGCATTCCGGACATTGCGATTGAATGGCTATGATGTGACTTCAG ATCCAGTTACAAAAATTCTACAAGAGTGCTTTTCAAGTTCCATTCGTGGAAATATGACAGACATTAACACAACTCTTGAATTATATAGGGCTTCTGAACTCATACTCTATCCAGATGAGAGAGATCTTGAGACACAAAACAAAAGGCTTAAACTTTTCCTTGAGCAAGAATTAGCCAGTGGTTTGGTGCAATCATGTGAACTTGGAAGAAGAATTGATGCTGAG GTGAACCAGGCTATCGAGTATCCCTTTTATGCAATCATGGACAGGGTGGCAAAGAAGAAAAACATAGAGCTCTACAACCTTGATAATACAAGAATTTTGAAAACTTCGTTTTG TTCGCCTAATTTTGGCAACAAGGATTTCCCTTTTCTGTCCGTAGAAGACTTCAATCGATGCCAAGCTGCACATCGTGAAGAACTCAGAGAACTTGAAAG ATGGGTTGTTGAGAATAGATTGGACGAGCTGAAGTTTGCAAGGAGCAAGTCTGCCTACTGTTATTTTTCTGCAGCAGCAACCTTTTCTGCTCCAGAACTATCAGATGCACGCATGTTGTGGGCCAAAAATGGTGTTCTGACGACTGTGGTAGACGACTTTTTCGATCTTGGAGGTTCAGTGGAAGAATTGAAGAACTTAATTCAGTTGGTTAAATT ATGGGACGGGGATGTTAGCACTGAGTGCTCTTCCAACAATGTTCAGATAATATTTTCAGCACTTAAGCACACAATCTGTGAGATTGGAGACAAAGCATTCAAGCTACAAGGGCGTAGTGTTACCAGCCATATAATTAGCATT TGGCTAGATTTGCTAAATTCTATGATGAGAGAAACTGAATGGGCCAGAGACAACTACGTCCCAACAATTGATGAATATATGAGCAACGCACATGTATCATTCGCTTTGGGCCCAATTGTCCTACCAGCTCTTTATCTTGTGGGGCCAAAGCTCTCAGAAGAGATGGTTAACCATTCCGAGTACCATAACCTGTTCAGACTGATGAGCACGTGCGGACGCCTCCTGAATGACATCCGTGGTTATGAG AGGGAGCTAAAAGATGGTAAACTAAACGCCTTATCTCTGTACATTAATAATCATGGCGGTGAAGTAAGTAAAGAAGCTGCCATTTCTGTGATTGCAAGCTGGATTGAGACTGAAAGGAGAGAATTACTGAGATTGGTTTTGGAGGGGAAGAAGAGTGTTCTACCAAAGGCGTGCAAGGAATTGTTTTGGCATATGTGCTCTGTAGTGCATCAGTTCTACAGTAAAGACGATGGATTCACCAAGCAAGATTTGTTTAAGGTTGTAAATGCAATAATTCATCAACCTATTCTTCTCAAGGACCAAAAGATGTGA
- the LOC121777195 gene encoding inosine-5'-monophosphate dehydrogenase 2-like: MDATSLIDDGFPATRLFNQGYSYTYDDVIFLPHYIDFPTDAISLSTKLSRRVALATPCVSSPMDTVTESSMATAMASLGGIGIVHYNTPTVNQASLIRRAKSHKIPFSYEIVFKSPSDSILSADDFCSAPCIFVTESGSQSSKFLGFVKKSYWDKLDDKEVRVSDYMTKSSVTLPTSYSFEDVAGYLARDKSEFVPLARDNGEGVEEIVNLVTSEDVERSRGFPKLGLPSLAPDGSFLVGAAIGTRDSDRERLEHLVKAGVNVVVLDSSQGNSIYQIEMIKHVKNTYPELDVIGGNVVTAYQAQNLIQAGVDGLRVGMGSGSICTTQEVCAVGRGQATAVYKVASIAAESSVPVIADGGISNSGHIVKALTLGASTVMMGSFLAGSNEAPGTYEYQGGRRVKKYRGMGSLEAMTKGSDARYLGDTAKLKIAQGVVGAVADKGSVLKFIPYTMQAVKQGFQDLGASSLQSANDLLRSGVLRLEVRTGAAQVEGGIHGLVSYEKKSF, translated from the exons ATGGACGCTACTTCTCTAATCGACGATGGATTCCCAGCCACAAGGCTGTTCAACCAGGGATACTCCTACACATACGATGACGTCATCTTTCTCCCTCACTACATCGACTTCCCCACCGACGCCATTTCTCTCTCCACCAAGCTCAGCCGCCGCGTCGCCCTAGCTACACCCTGCGTCTCGTCTCCGATGGACACAGTCACCGAATCCTCCATGGCCACCGCCATGGCTTCGCTCGGTGGTATTGGTATTGTACACTATAACACTCCCACTGTTAATCAAGCGTCACTCATTCGCCGAGCTAAATCGCATAAAATTCCTTTTAGTTATGAGATTGTGTTTAAGTCTCCGTCGGATTCAATTTTGTCTGCCGATGATTTCTGCTCTGCCCCCTGCATTTTCGTCACTGAGTCAGGGAGCCAGAGCTCGAAATTTTTAGGTTTTGTGAAGAAATCTTACTGGGATAAATTGGATGATAAGGAAGTTAGGGTTTCCGATTACATGACCAAGTCGTCAGTTACTCTCCCAACTAGTTATAGTTTTGAGGATGTTGCTGGATATTTGGCCAGGGATAAGAGCGAATTTGTGCCATTGGCGAGGGATAACGGGGAAGGGGTGGAAGAAATTGTTAACTTAGTCACTAGTGAAGATGTGGAGAGGAGTAGGGGGTTTCCGAAGCTGGGGTTGCCATCACTGGCGCCGGATGGGAGTTTCTTGGTGGGTGCTGCGATAGGGACTCGGGATTCGGATAGAGAGAGGTTGGAGCACTTAGTGAAGGCAGGGGTGAATGTGGTGGTTCTTGATAGCTCTCAAGGAAATTCAATCTATCAGATTGAGATGATCAAGCATGTCAAGAACACGTATCCGGAGCTGGATGTGATTGGTGGGAATGTAGTGACGGCCTATCAGGCGCAGAACTTGATTCAGGCAGGGGTGGATGGACTTAGAGTTGGTATGGGGTCAGGTTCCATTTGCACCACCCAAGAAGTATGTGCGGTTGGGCGTGGACAG GCAACAGCAGTTTATAAGGTTGCATCGATCGCTGCCGAGAGTTCTGTGCCTGTGATTGCTGATGGTGGAATATCAAACTCGGGACACATTGTGAAAGCTTTGACCTTAGGTGCATCAACTGTGATGATGGGTAGCTTTTTAGCTGGAAGTAATGAAGCTCCTGGTACTTATGAATATCAG ggtggtcggcgagtgaAAAAATACAGAGGTATGGGATCCCTTGAAGCAATGACGAAAGGGAGTGATGCCCGATACTTGGGTGATACAGCAAAGCTGAAAATAGCTCAGGGTGTAGTTGGAGCAGTGGCTGATAAAGGGTCTGTGTTGAAGTTCATACCCTACACAATGCAAGCTGTGAAACAGGGATTCCAAGATCTTGGCGCCTCCTCCCTACAGTCAGCTAATGACCTCCTGCGTTCCGGTGTGCTAAGGCTAGAGGTTAGAACTGGGGCCGCGCAAGTTGAAGGTGGGATCCATGGATTGGTCTCGTACGAGAAGAAATCCTTTTAA